CGGAGGAAGTCGGGTGCGTCGAAGAGTGCGCCCGCCGAGGTGACGCCGAGCCCTGTGGCCCGCCCGGCGGCCTGACCGGCGGCCTCCCCGGTCGTCCGTACGGCGGCCTCTCCGGTCGTCCGCACGGCGGTCCGCCCGGTCAGGATGCGGTGGACCGCTTCCACGGCGAGGGGCGCGGTGACGGCGTAGATGTCCTGGCCGTGGGCGACGGCGCGGCGTTCGGTGTCGCCGGAGCGTACGACGACCTCGACGAGGAAGGTCTGTGCGGAGCGCCCGTGGGCGTCGACGGCGGTGGGGGTCGGTGAGTCCGCGGCCACCACGCCGTCGGCCGCCTCGGTCGTCATGTAGGTGCGCACCTCGGGGATGGGCAGGTGGCTGGGGATGGTGACGACGTCGGCCATCGTGAACTCGCCGATGACCGGCCGGGGGCCCACCGGGTCGGGGAAGTGCCACTGAAGGGTGGGCAGGTCGTCGGTGTGGTACTCCAACTGCCCCTTGGTGAAGCGGACTCGGCGGCCGCCGCGCCGTTCGACGGAGACCTTGCCCGCGAGGCGCGTCCCCTCCGTGGGGTGCCAGCCGTTCAGCCCGTAGGCGATGTGGGCTTCGTCGGCCTTGGTCCAGTCGCCCATCGCGGCGGTGGCGAGCAGGTCGCCGAGGCCGCCGTAGAAGGCCATCGCGGGGACGATCACCGCGCCCCGCTCGCGGGCGCGGTCCGTGAAGTGCGCGAAGGTGTCGGCGTTGGCCTCGATCTCGGCCGCCACGTCGACGTAGGGGATGGTGGCGCGCAGTGCGGCTTCGATCAGGGGTGCGGCCGTGGTGGCGAAGGGGCCCGCGCAGTTGATGACGGCCGCCGAGCCGGTCAGCGCGTGGTCCAGTGCCGCCGGGTCGTCGACGGATGCGGGGCGGACGTCGAGTCCGGGGTGCCGGTCCGCGAGTGTGCGGAGCTTGTGGGCGTCGCGCCCGGCCAGGACCGGGACGAATCCACGCTCGCGCAGGTGTGCCACCACGAAGCGGCCGGTGTGCCCGTAGGCGCCGTAGACCGTGACTGTCTGTCCTGCTGCCATGACGTCGTCTCCTTGAGTGCTGTGCTTCAACCGACAGGTGATTGCCGGTTGTTGACCGCCGACCGACCACCTCCGACCGGCAATCGCCGCTTGCCGATTGCCGATTGCCGATGGCTGATGGCTGATCAACTGGAACCATCCTGATCTGGTTGAACAGGCAACAGTGAGTGTCCGGAACGACATGCCTCGTACAATTACGGACATGAGATCTGTCGCGCTGGCCGTCACCGACGGGATGCTGCACTTCGAGTTGTCGGTGGCCTACGAGGTCTTCGGCTCCGCGCCGGACGCGGTCACCGTCCCCTGGTACGACCTCATGGTCTGCGGGCCGGACACCGTGTCCTTCGGCCCTTTTCAACTGGCGCCCGACCACGGCCTCGACCGCCTCCCGAGCGCCGACACGGTGATCGTCCCCGGCTGGGCCGACGTCGACGTGGCCCCGCCCGCCGATCTGGTCGACGCGCTGCGCGCGGCCCGGGAACGCGGTGCGCGCGTGGTCTCCCTCTGCACGGGCGCGTTCGTACTGGCCGCGGCCGGTGTCCTGGACGGCGGGCGTGCCACCACGCACTGGGCGCACACCGACGTCCTGGCCGCCCGCCATCCCGAGGTGGAGGTCGACCCGGACGTGCTCTACGTGGACAACGGCAGCGTGCTCACCTCGGCGGGCAAGGCCGCGGCCCTGGACCTGTGCCTGCACCTCGTCCGGCTCGACTACGGCTCGGCGATCGCCAACACCGTCGCCCGCCGCCTGGTCGTGCCACCGCACCGGTCCGGCGGCCAGGCCCAGTTCGTCACCGCCCCCGTGCCCGACGAGGACGGCCACCCCCTGACCTCCCTGTTCCCCTGGATCATCGAACGCCTCGACCAGCCGCTGACCGTGGAGGACCTAGCCCGCCGGGCCGGTATGAGCTCACGCCACCTGGGCCGCCACTTCCGCGCGGCCACCGGCACCACGCCGCTGCAATGGCTCCTCGCGCAGCGCATCCGGCACGCCCAGGAACTCCTGGAGAAGACCGACGACAGCGTCGACACCATCGCCACGGCCACAGGTATGGGCACCGCCACCACCCTGCGCCGCCACTTCAACCGCACCCTCGGCGTCCCGCCGGACACTTACCGCCGGACCTTCCGCACGGGAGCGGGCCGCACGGCGGAGCCGGAGGCGGCCCGCGTGGCGCCGGGGGCGAAGACCCGGTGAGCGGACTGAGCGGACTGAACGGACGGAGTGGGCTGAGTGGGCTGAGTGGGCTGAGCGGACCCGGCGAAGGCACCCGCGATTGGCTCTTCCTAATACCCCTAGGATATATCTAGAGCTATTAGGAACTAGTAGGGACTAGTGGGGACGCCAGAAGGGCGGGAGGGCAGGGGACACATGGTGCGAGCGGGGCTGACAGCGGAGCGGGTAACGGCCATGGGTGCCGAGCTGGCCGACGAGGTCGGGCTCGACAAGGTGACCATGTCGCAGGTGGCGCGGCGGCTGGGCGTGAAGGACGCGAGTCTCTACGCGCACGTCCGCGGTCTGGAAGACCTGCGCGGCCGGATCGCGCTGCAGGCGGCGGACGAGAAGACCGTCCGGATCGCGATGGCGATGGCCGGGCGCTCGGGCAAGGACGCGCTGGTCGCCTACGCGAACGCCTGGCGGGAGTACGCGCAGCAGCACCCGGGGCGCTACACGGCCACCCAGACTCCGATCGAGATCGACCCGGAGCTGGTCGCGCGAGCGCCCGGACCGCGCCGCGCGGTCGAGCTGACGTACGGCATGCTGCGCGGCTACGGGCTGGCCGAGCCCGATCTGACCGACGCGGTCCGGCTGTTGCGCAGTACGTTCCACGGGTTCGTTGCCCTGGAAGCGGCCGGCGGCTTCGCGCACGAGCGTGCCCCGCGGGAGTCGTGGGTCCGGGCCCTGGACGCTCTGCACGCCCTCCTGGAGAACTGGCCCGCCGCCGAAGGGGATCGCACATGACCGAGCCGACCACCGGGAGCCTGCGCGTCAGCGGCGCGCTCCTGCACTACGAAGTACGCGGCCGGGGCCCGCTCCTGCTGCTGATCCCCGGCGGAACGGGCGGGGCGGCCGCCTTCGACGGCGTCGCCGACGCCTTGGCCGCCGAACACACCGTCGCGACCTACGACCCGCGCGGCATGTCCCGCAGCGCACTGGACGACCCCGAGGCCGAGCAGTCCGTGTCCGCGCACGCCGAGGACGCGCTGTGCGTGCTGGAACGGCTGTCGCCCGGTGAGCCCGCCCGGGTGTTCGGCGCCAGTTCGGGCGGGATCGCCGCTCTGCATCTGCTCACCACCCATCCCGAACGCGTCGCACGCGTGGTGGTGCACGAGCCGCCGGTGGTGGAGGTTCTGCCGGACGCCGCCGCGCATCGCGCCCTCCTCGCCCGCGTGCGGGAGACGTTCCACAGCCAGGGACTCGGCCCGGCGATGACCGTGTTCGCCGCGGGGCTGAGGAGGGACGGCGACAGCGGCGACAAAGGGGATAACAAGGATAAAGGTGACAGCGTTGAGCAGAGGGCCGAGAGCAGGCTTCCGCCACAAGCGGCGGGGCGGGCCGAGCGGACGCTGGCCGATCTGCCGTACTTCGTCGGCCGTATCGTTCCCGCCTTCATGGCCTACCGCCCGGACATCCGGCGGCTGGAGGCCCTGTCGGACCGGCTGGTCCTCGCCTGCGGCCGGGACTCGCGCGGCGAACTCCCCTACCGTGCGGCCGCGTTCCTGGCCGAGCGTCTCGGCAACGAGCTGCGGCACTTCCCCGGCGGGCACATCGGCCTGACCACGCACCCCGCCGCATTCGGAGAACACCTGAGGGAGGCGTTCGGCGTCCGGGGCCGACAGCCGGGCCGCGAAGCCGCGGGCGTCCCTCACACCAGCTCGGGCTGAGGCTCCCGCCGCGGTACGGGTGCGGCCTTCGGTTCCCATGCCTTCGTCGTCCGTACGTAGCCGTAGATCACCGAGCCCATCGCCAGCAGGAGCAGCGGGCCGGACGTCCAGGGGTGGGCGGCCATCTCGGTCGGCAGGTAGCGGTACGAGAGCAGAAGGGCGGCGAAGACGACGGTGCCGTAGGCGACGAGGCGGAGGGCGGTGTGGTCCCAGCCGCGGGCCTGGGCGCGCAGGGCCGCCTCGATGGTGAGGGCGAACACCACGCCGGCGATGAGGTCCACGCCGTAGTGGTAGCCGAAGCCGAGGGTGGCGCCGAGGGTGGCGACCAGCCAGAACGTGCCGGCGTAGCGCAGGAGCCGGGGGCCGGTGCGGGAGTGGACGAAGAGCACGGTGGCCCATGCCGTGTGCAGGCTGGGCATGC
This is a stretch of genomic DNA from Streptomyces sp. NA04227. It encodes these proteins:
- a CDS encoding TetR/AcrR family transcriptional regulator, which produces MVRAGLTAERVTAMGAELADEVGLDKVTMSQVARRLGVKDASLYAHVRGLEDLRGRIALQAADEKTVRIAMAMAGRSGKDALVAYANAWREYAQQHPGRYTATQTPIEIDPELVARAPGPRRAVELTYGMLRGYGLAEPDLTDAVRLLRSTFHGFVALEAAGGFAHERAPRESWVRALDALHALLENWPAAEGDRT
- a CDS encoding alpha/beta fold hydrolase produces the protein MTEPTTGSLRVSGALLHYEVRGRGPLLLLIPGGTGGAAAFDGVADALAAEHTVATYDPRGMSRSALDDPEAEQSVSAHAEDALCVLERLSPGEPARVFGASSGGIAALHLLTTHPERVARVVVHEPPVVEVLPDAAAHRALLARVRETFHSQGLGPAMTVFAAGLRRDGDSGDKGDNKDKGDSVEQRAESRLPPQAAGRAERTLADLPYFVGRIVPAFMAYRPDIRRLEALSDRLVLACGRDSRGELPYRAAAFLAERLGNELRHFPGGHIGLTTHPAAFGEHLREAFGVRGRQPGREAAGVPHTSSG
- a CDS encoding helix-turn-helix domain-containing protein yields the protein MRSVALAVTDGMLHFELSVAYEVFGSAPDAVTVPWYDLMVCGPDTVSFGPFQLAPDHGLDRLPSADTVIVPGWADVDVAPPADLVDALRAARERGARVVSLCTGAFVLAAAGVLDGGRATTHWAHTDVLAARHPEVEVDPDVLYVDNGSVLTSAGKAAALDLCLHLVRLDYGSAIANTVARRLVVPPHRSGGQAQFVTAPVPDEDGHPLTSLFPWIIERLDQPLTVEDLARRAGMSSRHLGRHFRAATGTTPLQWLLAQRIRHAQELLEKTDDSVDTIATATGMGTATTLRRHFNRTLGVPPDTYRRTFRTGAGRTAEPEAARVAPGAKTR
- a CDS encoding trans-acting enoyl reductase family protein encodes the protein MAAGQTVTVYGAYGHTGRFVVAHLRERGFVPVLAGRDAHKLRTLADRHPGLDVRPASVDDPAALDHALTGSAAVINCAGPFATTAAPLIEAALRATIPYVDVAAEIEANADTFAHFTDRARERGAVIVPAMAFYGGLGDLLATAAMGDWTKADEAHIAYGLNGWHPTEGTRLAGKVSVERRGGRRVRFTKGQLEYHTDDLPTLQWHFPDPVGPRPVIGEFTMADVVTIPSHLPIPEVRTYMTTEAADGVVAADSPTPTAVDAHGRSAQTFLVEVVVRSGDTERRAVAHGQDIYAVTAPLAVEAVHRILTGRTAVRTTGEAAVRTTGEAAGQAAGRATGLGVTSAGALFDAPDFLRALSPHITVELHP